A region of the Clostridium sp. AN503 genome:
ACGAATTAGCAGTTGTTCTGAGCGCAAAACTCGAAGATGAAGAGAGAGCAGCAGCACTGGAGAAGGTACAGGGTTACATCACCCGCTTCGGTGGTACTGTGACAAACGTTGATGATTGGGGCAAGAAGAGACTTGCTTACGAGATTCAGAAGATGAAAGAAGCTTTCTACTACTTCATCAAGTTCGAGTCTGAGAATTCTGAGTGCTCTAACGAAGTGGAAGCCCACATTCGTATCATGGAGCCGGTTATCAGATATCTTTGCGTTAAGCAGGACGAGCAGTAAGCAGATAGAGACCGATTCTTAAGAGAAGAAAGAGTGATGGTATGAATAGAGTAATTCTTATGGGCAGATTGACCAGAGATCCGGAAGTGAGATATTCACAGGGAGAGCGTTCCATGGCGATTGCAAGGTATACGCTTGCAGTGGACCGCAGAGGCCGCAGAAGCCAGGATGGCAGCGAGCAGACAGCAGATTTCATCAACATTGTAGCATTTGACAGAGCCGGTGAATTTGCGGAAAAGTATTTCCGTCAGGGCATGAGAGTGCTTGTCTCCGGACGGATTCAGACTGGCAGCTATACCAACAAAGAAGGTCAGCGCGTTTATACCACAGACATCATCGTAGATGATCAGGAGTTCGCAGACAGCAAGGGCGCAGCAGGAAACGGCGGCGGAGAGAGCGGCGGTTACGGATATCAGCCAACCTCCAGACCGGCTCCGACCAGCGCGATCGGCGACGGATTCATGAACATTCCGGATGGTGTGGAAGACGAAGGTTTGCCTTTCAACTAAGCGTGCACCGCTGGGTTAGAAAGACACGGATTATTTGAAGAAGGAGGCAGTACCAATGGCATTCAATAGAAATGATAAAGCTGACGGCTCTAAGGTAAGGAGAGGCGGCATGCGTAGAAGGAAAAAAGTCTGTGTATTCTGCGGCGACAAGAACGGCGTGATCGATTACAAGGACGTAAATAAGTTAAAGAGATACGTTTCCGAGAGAGGTAAGATTCTTCCGAGAAGAATTACCGGAAACTGTGCAAAGCACCAGAGAGCACTGACTGTTGCGATCAAGAGAGCACGTCACATCGCCCTGATGCCGTACACCATGGAATAAGATATAGAGTAAATGACCTTGTATGTTGTATACGAGGTCATTTTTGATTTCATAGGAAAGTGAGTCCTGTGAAATCAAAAACGTTCCGCCAGGAACGCAGCACACTGTGGAGGAAAAAGACATGAAAGCAATCACAATTGAATCTAAATTAGAAAACAAGGGACATTATGTTCCTGGCGTAATATCGGGCGGGATGCTGTATATCTCCGGCCAGCTCCCTGTGCACCATGAGACCGGCGCTCCCATATCCGGGGACGTCGCCCGGCAGACGCTTGACGCCCTTCATAATGTGGAGCTGGTGCTGAAAGCGGCCGGGCTTACCAGAGAACATGTCGTTATGTGCCGGATCTACATCCCGGATGTGGCGTACTGGGACACGGTAAATGAAGCTTACGCGGCATTCTTCGGCCCCCATAAACCTGCCCGCGTCATTGTGCCAAGCAGGGAGCTGCATGGCGGCGCACTGGTGGAGATCGAGGCTGTGGCAGAGACCAAGGCTGTGGCAGAAATAGAAGTCCATTAGGAGGGAAAATAAGAAAATGAATTATATCTGTTCAAAATGCGGCAAAAAAGCGCCTGTCCATACCTTACAGCCCAAATGCGCCTGCGGCGGCCTGTGGGAACTGGAGTTTACTCCACCACGGTTTACGCAAGATGGAATCGATCGTGATGAATGGAGTATGTTCCGCTATCGGAAGTTTATGGCGGTAAGCGGGGATGCCTGGAGAGCGGTCACTTTGGGTGAAGGAATGACGCCGGTGGTACGTCTGGATGAACATGTGCTTTTGAAGATGGATTATTTCATGCCTACACTCTCCTTCAAGGACCGGGGAGCCGCTGTGCTGATGGCCCACTGCCGGGATATCGGCGTTGATTATGTGGTGCAGGACAGCAGCGGCAATGCCGGAAACAGCGTTGCTGCTTATGCCGCCAGAGCGGGCATTCGATGCGAAATATTTGTTCCGGAGGGCACGTCGCCCAAAAAGATCGATATGATCCGGGCCCATGGCGCAGTGTGCACGGTGGTTCCGGGAAATCGCGATCATTGTGCGGATGTCTGCAGAGAAAAGGTTGAGCGGGATGGCGTCTATTATGCAAATCATGTTTACAATCCCTTTTTCTATGAGGGGACAAAAACTTATATTTATGAAGTGATGGAGCAGCTTCGCCGTATGCCGAAGCATATCCTGATCCCTGTGGGAAACGGCACCCTCTTTTTAGGGGCCATGAAAGCCCTGGAGCATCTGCTGGAAAGCGGTGCGATTCCTGGTATGCCGCAGATCATAGCGGTGCAGAGTGAGAATTGCGATCCCATTTTGAGGGCGGCTGTAAAGGGAGCGGACTGCCCTGCGCAGGTCACGCCAAAACCCACGTTGGCGGAGGGGATCGCCATTGGCGTACCGGCGCGCGGCGAGGAGATCCTTGCCTATGCTCACAAGAATCAGGTTCGGTTCATTCATGCGCCGGAAGATAAGATACTGGAAGCCAGAGCTGTCCTGGCAGGAAAAGGAATCTACTGCGAACATACCACAGCGGCAAACTATGCGGCTTATCTGCATTATTGTGAGGAGTATGGGGTCGCGGAGGATTGCCTGATCACGATGTGCGGGGCGGGGGTGAAGTCCGACCATTAGGCAGCATATACCCATCATGATGCCCCTCATGAATAAAGAGAATAATATATGATTAAAAACAACCGACAGACTGCTTTGCTTCCTACAGTCTGCCGGTTGTTTCTGTTTAATGCCTGGATTATGATGAAATAATTTTAGCTTTCCGAATCAATACTCCAGCTTCCACATATACCGTCTCACAGTCAACGGATGGTTCCGCTCCAACGCCACCTGCTCTGCATACATGCGCAGTACGCCGCACAGCAGCATCGGGTTAAAGTACTCCACAACAGAGGACTTGATGACGGAGGACAGGCCGAAGTCCTTGGCGTCCACGACTGTCAGCTTGGTGTCGAATCTCTGGAGGAAGGTCATGGCCCTTGCGTCCATGGGGCGGGTGGGGCCGTCGTTCATCAGCAGCAGGTACGGCACACCCTTTTCTGCCATCTCAAACGGGCCGTGGAAGAACTCGCCGCAGTTGAAGGAACTGGACGGAACCCACTGCATCTCCATCATCAGGAACATGGAGAAGGAGTATGCCACCATGGCGGTTGCGCCGGAACTCATCACATATAATATCGGCATATCTTTGTATTCTTTTCCAAATGCCTGCGCCCGGGGCAGCAGGGTCTTGACGGAATCATTGATCAGGTCATAGATCTTTGAGAAGCCGTCCTGCATGTCGCCGTAGTGCTCGTAGCCCTCATATGTATTGAGGATCTCGCAGGCTAAGTCTACCACGTTGGTCATCTTCTCCATCTTTGCGGCGTAGTCCTTTGCAAATCCGTGGATGATCTGGTATTTGGCGGCTTTTGCCAGAGCGGAATCGGCGTCGATGGTCACGGCGATCACTTCAGCGCCCAGTTCCATGGCTTTTTTGGTAGCAGCCACGGTCTCGGGGGTGCCGCCGCTTAAAGAACAGGTGACAACGATGGAGTCGGGGCCTACGGCAGCCGGGGTGGAGTATAAGAACTCATTGGCTGTGTGAAGGCTGGTTCTGAGCTTTTTTGCGTTTGCTGTCAGAAAATACTGTCCGGGATACAGGTCGGACTGGGATGCGCCGCATCCTACAAAATAGACAGATGTGATCTCTGGCTTTGCTGTGTGGATGGCAGCTACGATCTCTTTTACATTCATGGTGATCCTCCTTCATAGTGGTTATTAAAGATTATATAACATTATATAACATCATATTATAAAAAAGTCAAACCTTTTCTATCTCCACTTGTTGTTTTTCTTACAGGTCAGAAATATTGGATTAAATTTTTATGTGAAATATAGATAAAAAATAAAGTTTTTGTTTGACAAATCACAGCATATATATTAGAATGTAACATATGGTTATATAACGTTATGATACATTATATAAAATGAAAAGGGGGAACCACGATGGTGAAATTTACTGCGGCGGGATATGTATGCATCGACTACTATCCTGATTATGGTGATCGCAGTTATGTGACAGGAAACGGTGTGGATGTGCTGTTCAATTTGCTGGATATGAGAGATGATGTGAAGTCTTCCATTGTATCTGCGGTATCAGATGATCTGTATGGAAAAATGTCAGTGGAAGCATTTACAAAGAGAAACATTGACTGCTCGCACCTGGAGATCATACCGGGAGGGGAAACGCCTAAGGTACCGTTATATCTGGTGAACAATGACCGGCTCCATGGGACACCGGTCCGCGGCATTATGCAGGATTATGAATTTTCAGATGAGGCGGTTGATTTCATCTGCTCGCATGAGATGATGCATACGGATTTTACGGGACGGTTGATCCCGCGTCTGGAGGAGATACGGAAACGGGGAGTGGAGATCTTTTTTGACCTCAGCAGCCAACTGCGGCATCCGGCGCTGGAACAAGTGCTGGGGAATATTGACTGCGGCCTGGTTTCTTTTGAGGATGACGTAGAACAGGCAAAGGAATTTTTGCGCCATGCCAATGCCATGGGCGCCAGGCTGATGATCGCCACCTTTGGAAAAAAAGGTTCTCTGGCTTATGACGGCAGCCGGTTCTATCACTGCGATATTGTGCCGGTGGAGCAGGTTGTCAATACGGTGGGCGCCGGGGATTCCTATTTTGCCGGATTTATCTCTGCGCTGATTGATGGGAAGCCTGTTCCGGAATGTATGCAGAGTGGGGCCGAAAGGGCCGCCAGGATCGTTTCTGTTTTTGATCCATATCTTTGATCAGGAATAATTTAAAAAGGAGAATAAAAATATGGTTATTGATATCCATGCACATCCGCTGCTGTTTGATGTGATCAACGAAAACCCGGAGGACCTGCAGTACAGGAGAGAGCAGTTTGGAGTATATAAGTCAGGGATCAATCCGGTTGATTTTGAGCTGATCCTGCTTGAGGACGCGCAGATCGATAAGGTGGTTCTGCTGCCGGAGGACTACTCGGCAGAGACCGGTCGCGCGATCGTGAGCAATGACGAGATGGTCCGGATCATCGCAAAGAGCCCGGAGCATTTTATTGGATTTGCGGGGGCAGACCCGAGGCGGGAGGACGCCGGCGAGGAGCTGATCCGGGCTTTTGATGAGCTGAAGCTGTCCGGTCTGAAGCTGAACCTGTCCCGTCTTCATATGTACCCGGACGACCCGCGCCTGGCTCCTCTCTATGAGATCTGCCGGACAAGGAATAAACCGGTCATGTTCCATGCGGGATATAGCTGGGAACCTGACACGCCCGCCAAATATTCAGAACCGATCCGGTTTGAAGACGTGGCGGTAAACTACCCGGAGCTTCGGTTCTGCCTGGCGCATATGGGGTGGCCGTGGTGGGAGGAGACCATTATGCTGCTGATGAAATATCCCAATGTGTATGCGGACACTTCCATGGTATATATGGATTCCCCGAAGAATTATTATGAGCATCTGTTCTCTGTGAATATGAACTTAAACTGGCTTCAGAACTGTTTTGCCCATAAGGTGATGTTTGGATCGAACAATCCCAGGTTCCGCCATGTGAGGAGTCTGGCTGGTATCCGGAACCTTCCGCTCCGCGAGGATGTTATGGATGCTGTTTTGGGAGGCAATGCAGTGAGATTCTTAGGATTGGAGGGCTAGGCTGAGATGGTTAAGGTGATAGAGAATCAGGTAATGACACAAAAAGAGTTTGAGATGATCCGGATCACGGACCAGGTAAAAGAAGCCGTGGAGAACAGCGGCGTTACCAACGGCATGGTGGCGGTGATCACGAAGCATACCACGACGGGTATTATGGTAAATGAGGCGCTGCCCTGTGTGGAAAAGGACATAGAACTTCAGCTGGATCGTCTGGTACCCAATGATTACCCCTATGTGCACACCCACATGCTTCCCACCTATGGGACCTGTTCGGGAAATGCACCTGGCCACTTAAAATCCATGCTGGTTGGCAATCACTGCATCTTCCCGGTGATAGACGGAAGGATGGTGACCGGAGGGGAGCAGAATATCTATTTTGTTGAGATGGACGGGCTGCAGATCCGCAAATATTTGATTGAAGTAATCGGCGACTGACCATTTTCATATAAGCAAAGAGCTATCTACATAGCGTGAGGTGATCTCTATGATTTTTGGATTGAATTTTTCCTTTTTAGGCAAATATGGATTTTACTATCTGGATGGTTTGAAGGTTACGCTGGCGCTGGCGTTCTGGACCCTGATCCTGGCAACCATCGTCGGTGTGGCCCTGGGCATGGTGCGGGTGCAGAATTACAGGATCGTCAGCAGCATTATAGACGGCTGGATCAACTTTATCCGCGGCGTGCCGATCATGGTCCAGATATTTATCGTGTATTACGGGATCGCAACATCCCTGCCGCAGTTCTGGGCCGCAGTGGTCTCTCTGACAGTGAACAGCTCTGTGTATATTGCAGAGCATACCCGGGCCGGGATGCAGGCTGTCAATAAGGGGCAGATGGAGGCCGCCAGGTGTATCGGCATGTCGAAGATGGAGGCAAACTGGTATATCATCATACCGCAGGCGATCAAGAATATCCTGCCGTCCCTCTGCAATGAGTTTATCCTGCTGATAAAAAACACTTCCATCGTGTCGGTCATTGCCCTGCACGAACTGACCTATACCTCAAACTCCGTCAGGGCTAATACGTTTCTGGCTTTTGAGCCTTTGATCGTGACGGCGTTTATCTACTTTGTTATCACCTATATCCTGAAGAAGCTGATCGGTATACTGGAAAGGAGGCTGCACGCGCATGACTGATGAAAAAGATATCATTATCCAGGTGAAAGGATTGAAAAAGAATTTTGGGAGCCTGGAGGTCTTAAAGGGTGTGGATATGGAGATCGACCGCGGTCAGGTGGTCGTGGTGATCGGGCCTTCCGGCTCCGGAAAGTCTACTTTTCTGAGATGCTTAAATCTTCTGGAAAAACCTACGGACGGCGATATCCTGTTCCATGGGGAGTCGATCCTGAGAAAAGACATGAAGATCGACGAGTACCGTGAAAAGTTCGGCATGGTATTCCAGTTGTTCAATCTGTTTGAGAACTTAAGCGTGCTTGACAATGTGACCATTGGCCCAAGAAAGGTCAAAAAGGTGCCGAAGCAGGAGGCCGACGCGAAGGCTCGGGAGCTTTTAAAGCGAGTGGGGCTGGAGAGCAAGGCGGATGCGTACCCGGCGCAGTTGTCCGGCGGGCAGAAACAGAGAGTGGCGATCGCGCGGACTCTTGCCATGGACCCGGAGGTGATCTTATTTGACGAGGCCACCTCTGCCCTGGACCCGGAGATGGTGGGGGAGGTCCTTCAGATCATGCGCCAGTTGGCGGAGGAGGGGATGACCATGGTGGTCGTGACCCATGAGATGGGGTTTGCCCGTGAGGTGGGAGACCGCCTGGTCTTTATGGACGACGGTTATATAGTAGAAGAGGGTAATCCAAAGGATGTCATTTCCAATCCCCAGCATCAGAGGACAAAAAATTTCCTGAGTAAAATGCTGTAGGGTCAGGGGGAAGTCTGGATGTAATGTTTCAAGCAAATAAACCAAAAAGGAGAGAGAAAAATGAGAAAGATCAAAAAACTTGCAGCTCTGTTTTTATCCGGCGCCCTGGCGGCGTCCATGACGGCATGTTCCGGCGGCTCCGGCACGGCGGCAGCCCCTGCGCCAACTCCTGCACAAGGCCCGGCGACCGCGGCAGCTGAAGCGGAAAAACCTGCAGAGAGCACAACAGGGGCAGCTTCGGCGGAGGCGGCGGAGAATAAGGAGTGGGGGCCTATCTTCACTGACCTGATCGAAAACGGCAAACTGAAAGTGGGCATTATCGGAAATGACCCCACCTTCTGTTTCCATACGGTGGAGGACGGCAAGGATGTGCTGGCTGGATTTGAGGTGGCCGGTATGTATGAGATGGCGCAACGTTTGAGCGAGTATCTGGGACGTGAAGTCACCGTGGATTTTTATGAAAGTGATTTTACGGGCTGTATGTCTGCGCTTCAGGCAAACCAGGTTTATTTCGTTACCCGTTTGAGTCCCACCGATGAGCGCAAGCAGACCTGGCTGTTCACGGATGTGTACCACAAATCCAATGAATGTTATGTAGCCAGGAAGGACAACCTGGACAATGAGAAATTCACCGGCACCCTGGAAGGGGTAACAGTCTGCGGCCAGATGGGGTCTATAGATATTACGATGACCCAGCATCTGTATCCGGACGCGAAGATCCAGGAATTGGGGCTTGTGTCGGATCTGCTGCTTTCCGTGAAGAACGGCAAGTCGGACCTGGCCTGCATGAATGCGGTTTCCGCGGCGATGTCCGTGGCAGCCAACCCGGACCTGGCTATTGTGGAGAGCCTGACCTGGGAGCCGACCGATGAGTTTGATAAGGGCTGCGGCCTGTGCATGGCTTATGGCAATGAGGACTTTGCAGAGTGGGCAAGCGGTTTCTTTGCGGATATCAAGGCAGAAGGACTGTGGGACCAGATGCAGTCTGACGCGGCATCCCAGTTGGATGAAAAGGCGCTGGAGGCGTTTATCGCCCAGTAGCAGCGCTCATATTTGCCAGATTCACGGAGCTTAAGGCATTTTGGGTAAAATTGGTGGATTTAGGGCACATATAATGATATAATATATTATATGTGTCCTTTTTTTGCTCCAAAGACAAAACTCCGAATCATTGTTTGACAGCCTGCCTGTGTTGTTGTGGACAAAAGAAAAGGCTTAACAAGAAAGGAACGCTGAGTATAAAGGTGAAAAAATGAACAAGAATTCAATAGTCCCGATGTATCAACAGTTAGCGGATGCCATAAAACAACAGATATTAAGCGGAGAGCTGAAAGAAGCAGACAAGCTGATGACAGAAACGCAATTGGTGGAATATTACGATGTAAGCCGTATTACAGTGCGCAAAGCGATCGATGTCCTGGCGGAAGGCGGATATGTGACGAAAAAGCAGGGGATAGGAACCTTTGTGACAGCAAAGAAGCTGAACCGTGTTATTTCCGACAAGGTGCTGAGTTTTACCCAGATGTGTGAGCTGGAGGGGAAGAAGGCTTCTGCAGAGATCTTGTCTGTGGACCGGGTGAAACCGGAAGCGAAGGTAAGGAAGCTATTGAAGCTCCAGAAGGAGGAGCTGGCCCTTCAGATCATCCGCCTCCGAAAGTGCGACGGGGTGGCAGTTATGCTTGAGGAGACATACCTTCCAACAAAATACGGTTTTGTTATGGAGGAGGATCTAACCGGATCGATCTGTGCCATGCTGCGCAGTCATGGGGCAGAGATTGTCCACGCGACAAAGACGGTGGAGATCTGTTATGCTACGGACCGGGAGACACAGCTCCTGGATGTGCGTTCCAGGCAGCCTCTGCTGCTGCATTATGACATTTCCATGAACGAGGACTGGGAGGAGGTCCTCTGCAGTAAGCTGGTGATCAATTCGGAACGGTATACATTGACCATAACCATGTAATGAAACCGGTGTTTTTACAAAATAGAAAGCGGCCGTCAGGCTGTGCCTTAGGTACAGTCTGACGGCCGCTTTTTGTGGTGGTGCGGATCAATACTCCAGCTTCCACATATACCGTCTCACGGTCAGCGGATGGTTCCGCTCCAACGCCACCTGCTCTGCATACATGCGCAGTACGCCGCACAGCAGCATCGGGTTAAAGTACTCCACAACAGAGGACTTGATGACGGAGGACAGGCCGAAGTCCTTGGCGTCCACGACCGTCAGCTTGGTGTCGAATCTCTGGAGGAAGGTCATGGCTCTTGCGTCCATGGGGCGGGTGGGGCCGTCGTTCATCAGCAGCAGGTACGGCACGTCCTTTTCTGCCATCTCAAACGGGCCGTGGAAGAACTCGCCGCAGTTGAAGGAACTGGACGGAACCCACTGCATCTCCATCATCAGGAACATGGAGAAGGAGTATGCCACCATGGCGGTTGCGCCGGAACTCATCACATATAATATCGGCATATCTTTGTATTCTTTTCCAAATGCCTGCGCCCGGGGCAGCAGGGTCTTGACGGAATCATTGATCAGGTCATAGATCTTTGCGAAGCCGTCCTGCATGTCGCCGTAGTGCTCGTAGCCCTCATATGTATTGAGGATCTCGCAGGCTAAGTCTACCACGTTGGTCATCTTCTCCATCTTTGCGGCGTAATCCTTTGCAAATCCGTGGATGATCTGGTATTTGGCGGCTTTTGCCAGAGCGGAGTCGGCGTCGATGGTCACGGCGATCACTTCAGCGCCCAGTTCCATGGCTTTTTTGGCAGCAG
Encoded here:
- the rpsF gene encoding 30S ribosomal protein S6 encodes the protein MNKYELAVVLSAKLEDEERAAALEKVQGYITRFGGTVTNVDDWGKKRLAYEIQKMKEAFYYFIKFESENSECSNEVEAHIRIMEPVIRYLCVKQDEQ
- a CDS encoding single-stranded DNA-binding protein, giving the protein MNRVILMGRLTRDPEVRYSQGERSMAIARYTLAVDRRGRRSQDGSEQTADFINIVAFDRAGEFAEKYFRQGMRVLVSGRIQTGSYTNKEGQRVYTTDIIVDDQEFADSKGAAGNGGGESGGYGYQPTSRPAPTSAIGDGFMNIPDGVEDEGLPFN
- the rpsR gene encoding 30S ribosomal protein S18; this translates as MAFNRNDKADGSKVRRGGMRRRKKVCVFCGDKNGVIDYKDVNKLKRYVSERGKILPRRITGNCAKHQRALTVAIKRARHIALMPYTME
- a CDS encoding RidA family protein is translated as MKAITIESKLENKGHYVPGVISGGMLYISGQLPVHHETGAPISGDVARQTLDALHNVELVLKAAGLTREHVVMCRIYIPDVAYWDTVNEAYAAFFGPHKPARVIVPSRELHGGALVEIEAVAETKAVAEIEVH
- a CDS encoding threonine synthase, which translates into the protein MNYICSKCGKKAPVHTLQPKCACGGLWELEFTPPRFTQDGIDRDEWSMFRYRKFMAVSGDAWRAVTLGEGMTPVVRLDEHVLLKMDYFMPTLSFKDRGAAVLMAHCRDIGVDYVVQDSSGNAGNSVAAYAARAGIRCEIFVPEGTSPKKIDMIRAHGAVCTVVPGNRDHCADVCREKVERDGVYYANHVYNPFFYEGTKTYIYEVMEQLRRMPKHILIPVGNGTLFLGAMKALEHLLESGAIPGMPQIIAVQSENCDPILRAAVKGADCPAQVTPKPTLAEGIAIGVPARGEEILAYAHKNQVRFIHAPEDKILEARAVLAGKGIYCEHTTAANYAAYLHYCEEYGVAEDCLITMCGAGVKSDH
- a CDS encoding SIS domain-containing protein, producing MNVKEIVAAIHTAKPEITSVYFVGCGASQSDLYPGQYFLTANAKKLRTSLHTANEFLYSTPAAVGPDSIVVTCSLSGGTPETVAATKKAMELGAEVIAVTIDADSALAKAAKYQIIHGFAKDYAAKMEKMTNVVDLACEILNTYEGYEHYGDMQDGFSKIYDLINDSVKTLLPRAQAFGKEYKDMPILYVMSSGATAMVAYSFSMFLMMEMQWVPSSSFNCGEFFHGPFEMAEKGVPYLLLMNDGPTRPMDARAMTFLQRFDTKLTVVDAKDFGLSSVIKSSVVEYFNPMLLCGVLRMYAEQVALERNHPLTVRRYMWKLEY
- a CDS encoding PfkB family carbohydrate kinase, with the protein product MVKFTAAGYVCIDYYPDYGDRSYVTGNGVDVLFNLLDMRDDVKSSIVSAVSDDLYGKMSVEAFTKRNIDCSHLEIIPGGETPKVPLYLVNNDRLHGTPVRGIMQDYEFSDEAVDFICSHEMMHTDFTGRLIPRLEEIRKRGVEIFFDLSSQLRHPALEQVLGNIDCGLVSFEDDVEQAKEFLRHANAMGARLMIATFGKKGSLAYDGSRFYHCDIVPVEQVVNTVGAGDSYFAGFISALIDGKPVPECMQSGAERAARIVSVFDPYL
- a CDS encoding amidohydrolase family protein; the protein is MVIDIHAHPLLFDVINENPEDLQYRREQFGVYKSGINPVDFELILLEDAQIDKVVLLPEDYSAETGRAIVSNDEMVRIIAKSPEHFIGFAGADPRREDAGEELIRAFDELKLSGLKLNLSRLHMYPDDPRLAPLYEICRTRNKPVMFHAGYSWEPDTPAKYSEPIRFEDVAVNYPELRFCLAHMGWPWWEETIMLLMKYPNVYADTSMVYMDSPKNYYEHLFSVNMNLNWLQNCFAHKVMFGSNNPRFRHVRSLAGIRNLPLREDVMDAVLGGNAVRFLGLEG
- a CDS encoding secondary thiamine-phosphate synthase enzyme YjbQ — translated: MVKVIENQVMTQKEFEMIRITDQVKEAVENSGVTNGMVAVITKHTTTGIMVNEALPCVEKDIELQLDRLVPNDYPYVHTHMLPTYGTCSGNAPGHLKSMLVGNHCIFPVIDGRMVTGGEQNIYFVEMDGLQIRKYLIEVIGD
- a CDS encoding amino acid ABC transporter permease, whose amino-acid sequence is MIFGLNFSFLGKYGFYYLDGLKVTLALAFWTLILATIVGVALGMVRVQNYRIVSSIIDGWINFIRGVPIMVQIFIVYYGIATSLPQFWAAVVSLTVNSSVYIAEHTRAGMQAVNKGQMEAARCIGMSKMEANWYIIIPQAIKNILPSLCNEFILLIKNTSIVSVIALHELTYTSNSVRANTFLAFEPLIVTAFIYFVITYILKKLIGILERRLHAHD
- a CDS encoding amino acid ABC transporter ATP-binding protein, translated to MIQVKGLKKNFGSLEVLKGVDMEIDRGQVVVVIGPSGSGKSTFLRCLNLLEKPTDGDILFHGESILRKDMKIDEYREKFGMVFQLFNLFENLSVLDNVTIGPRKVKKVPKQEADAKARELLKRVGLESKADAYPAQLSGGQKQRVAIARTLAMDPEVILFDEATSALDPEMVGEVLQIMRQLAEEGMTMVVVTHEMGFAREVGDRLVFMDDGYIVEEGNPKDVISNPQHQRTKNFLSKML
- a CDS encoding transporter substrate-binding domain-containing protein, translated to MRKIKKLAALFLSGALAASMTACSGGSGTAAAPAPTPAQGPATAAAEAEKPAESTTGAASAEAAENKEWGPIFTDLIENGKLKVGIIGNDPTFCFHTVEDGKDVLAGFEVAGMYEMAQRLSEYLGREVTVDFYESDFTGCMSALQANQVYFVTRLSPTDERKQTWLFTDVYHKSNECYVARKDNLDNEKFTGTLEGVTVCGQMGSIDITMTQHLYPDAKIQELGLVSDLLLSVKNGKSDLACMNAVSAAMSVAANPDLAIVESLTWEPTDEFDKGCGLCMAYGNEDFAEWASGFFADIKAEGLWDQMQSDAASQLDEKALEAFIAQ
- a CDS encoding GntR family transcriptional regulator yields the protein MNKNSIVPMYQQLADAIKQQILSGELKEADKLMTETQLVEYYDVSRITVRKAIDVLAEGGYVTKKQGIGTFVTAKKLNRVISDKVLSFTQMCELEGKKASAEILSVDRVKPEAKVRKLLKLQKEELALQIIRLRKCDGVAVMLEETYLPTKYGFVMEEDLTGSICAMLRSHGAEIVHATKTVEICYATDRETQLLDVRSRQPLLLHYDISMNEDWEEVLCSKLVINSERYTLTITM
- a CDS encoding SIS domain-containing protein codes for the protein MNVKEIVAAIKADKPEIKSVYFVGCGASQADLYPGQYFLTANAKKLRTSLHTANEFLYSTPAAVGPDSIVVTCSLSGGTPETVAAAKKAMELGAEVIAVTIDADSALAKAAKYQIIHGFAKDYAAKMEKMTNVVDLACEILNTYEGYEHYGDMQDGFAKIYDLINDSVKTLLPRAQAFGKEYKDMPILYVMSSGATAMVAYSFSMFLMMEMQWVPSSSFNCGEFFHGPFEMAEKDVPYLLLMNDGPTRPMDARAMTFLQRFDTKLTVVDAKDFGLSSVIKSSVVEYFNPMLLCGVLRMYAEQVALERNHPLTVRRYMWKLEY